In Chanodichthys erythropterus isolate Z2021 chromosome 18, ASM2448905v1, whole genome shotgun sequence, the following are encoded in one genomic region:
- the itpk1b gene encoding inositol-tetrakisphosphate 1-kinase: MQTFLRGRRVGYWLSEKKMKKLNFLAFAEMCRKRGIDVVQLDLSQPLEEQGPLDVIIHKLTDLILEADQNDTQSLLLVQRVQDYIDAHPETIILDPLPAIRTLLDRCRSYQLVHRIEACMRDVRICSPPFMVLNSECGPDTLEQIEQHGLTFPFICKTRVAHGTNSHEMAIIFNAEDLKDVKPPCVIQSFINHNAVLYKVFVVGESYTVVERPSLKNFPSGPSDRKAIFFNSHNVSKPESSSDLTSRDNVEGVSQPPNDDVIRELCKSLREALGVSLFGIDVIINNQTGQHAIIDINAFPGYEGVPEFFNDLLNHIISVLQDHSSNDPSAPPPPSQLPALGAGERNCAPSQECCGMLGKESDSSPWIVEGDSGLKGPCQRLGCNSAMSPNFQQHCVSTIATKASSQ, encoded by the exons gaAAAGAGGGATAGATGTTGTGCAG CTTGACCTGAGTCAGCCATTAGAGGAGCAGGGTCCCCTGGATGTCATCATTCACAAGCTAACAGACCTGATCCTGGAGGCGGACCAGAATGACACCCAGTCCCTGCTGCTGGTCCAGCGTGTGCAG GATTATATTGATGCTCACCCAGAGACCATTATTCTTGACCCACTTCCAGCCATCCGAACTCTGCTAGATCGCTGCAGGTCCTACCAGCTGGTGCACAGGATAGAGGCCTGTATGAGAG ATGTAAGGATCTGTTCTCCTCCATTTATGGTGCTGAACAGTGAGTGTGGCCCAGACACACTGGAGCAGATTGAGCAGCATGGTCTTACATTCCCTTTCA TTTGCAAAACACGGGTTGCTCACGGAACTAACTCTCATGAG ATGGCTATAATATTCAACGCCGAGGACCTAAAGGACGTGAAGCCACCGTGTGTCATTCAGAGTTTTATAAACCACAATGCCGTGCTCTATAAGGTGTTTGTGGTGGGCGAGTCATACACTGTGGTGGAGAGACCATCACTCAAGAACTTCCCCTCTGGACCATCTG ACAGAAAAGCGATTTTCTTCAATAGCCACAATGTGTCCAAGCCAGAGTCGTCCTCTGACCTCACATCT AGAGATAATGTAGAAGGTGTTTCTCAGCCCCCGAATGATGATGTCATCAGGGAACTGTGTAAATCTCTACGGGAAGCTCTCGGGGTTTCACTCTTTGGCATCGACGTCATCATTAACAACCAGACGGGCCAACATGCTATCATTGACATCAATGCATTCCCTG GATATGAGGGCGTTCCTGAGTTCTTCAATGACCTCCTCAACCACATCATCAGTGTCCTTCAAGACCACTCCTCAAACGACCCCTCGGCCCCACCCCCTCCCAGCCAGCTGCCCGCTTTAGGCGCTGGAGAGCGCAACTGCGCCCCCTCCCAGGAGTGCTGTGGCATGCTGGGCAAGGAGTCGGACAGCAGCCCCTGGATCGTGGAGGGTGACAGTGGTCTGAAAGGCCCGTGTCAGAGACTGGGCTGCAACTCGGCCATGTCCCCCAACTTCCAACAGCACTGCGTGTCCACGATAGCCACAAAAGCCTCGTCACAATGA